Proteins found in one Nostoc sp. NIES-3756 genomic segment:
- the mgtE gene encoding magnesium transporter, which yields MLTQDVRNALDIADLNQLKWDLNRLQPVDVGEYIVQLPEKQRAIAFRLLNKNQAIDVFEYLPTEIQEELINSLHDAQVVQLVEDMSPDERAELFDELPAGVIKRLLKELSPEQRQATATILGYPEGTAGRVMTTEYVRLREGLTVGEALSKIRRQDEDKETIYYAYVTDDNRKLVQVVSLRQLLFTFPEVRIRDIASDRVVKVRTDTPQEEVAQVMKRYDLIAIPVVDREERLVGIVTIDDVVDILEEEATEDIQKLAGVSGDEAALSPPLLTIRNRLPWLLGIMALYIGAASAIAPFQPIISAVPLLAVIMPIFSNTGGTVGIQALTVTIRGLGIGEVTPKDTIKILRKEILAGLGTAVVLAVTMFALSLIWAKPEERWVAVIAGAVMATNTIVAVTLGTLLPMALKRLKLDPALVSGPLVTTMLDTIGFLTFLTLISTALNVFHFTA from the coding sequence ATGCTCACACAGGATGTTCGCAATGCGCTAGATATTGCTGACTTAAATCAGCTTAAATGGGACTTAAATCGGCTACAACCTGTAGATGTAGGAGAGTATATTGTTCAATTGCCAGAGAAGCAAAGAGCGATCGCTTTTCGGCTTCTCAACAAAAATCAAGCAATTGACGTATTTGAGTATTTACCCACAGAAATTCAAGAAGAATTAATTAACTCCCTGCATGATGCGCAAGTAGTGCAACTTGTAGAGGATATGAGTCCTGATGAACGGGCAGAACTATTCGATGAACTGCCGGCTGGCGTAATTAAGCGCTTATTGAAGGAACTGAGTCCCGAACAAAGACAAGCCACAGCCACCATTCTCGGCTATCCCGAAGGTACAGCCGGGCGGGTGATGACTACAGAATACGTCCGGTTACGCGAAGGCTTGACAGTAGGAGAAGCCCTGAGCAAAATTCGCCGTCAAGACGAAGACAAAGAAACGATTTACTACGCCTACGTTACCGACGACAACCGCAAACTAGTACAAGTGGTTTCCTTGCGGCAGTTGTTATTTACCTTTCCCGAAGTGCGGATTCGTGATATAGCTAGCGATCGCGTAGTTAAAGTCAGAACCGACACACCCCAAGAAGAAGTGGCGCAAGTTATGAAGCGCTACGACTTAATCGCCATCCCCGTAGTTGATAGGGAGGAGCGATTAGTAGGTATCGTCACCATTGATGATGTAGTCGATATTTTAGAAGAAGAAGCCACAGAAGATATTCAAAAATTAGCCGGTGTAAGTGGTGATGAAGCCGCCTTATCTCCTCCCCTACTCACCATCCGTAACCGCTTACCTTGGTTATTAGGAATTATGGCATTGTATATTGGCGCAGCCAGTGCGATCGCCCCCTTTCAACCAATCATTTCAGCCGTACCGTTGTTAGCCGTGATCATGCCCATATTTTCCAATACAGGCGGTACGGTTGGCATTCAAGCATTAACAGTTACCATTCGTGGCTTAGGCATCGGTGAAGTCACACCCAAAGACACCATAAAAATTCTCCGTAAAGAAATTCTTGCAGGTTTAGGGACGGCTGTAGTTTTAGCGGTAACGATGTTTGCGCTGTCTCTAATTTGGGCTAAACCTGAAGAAAGGTGGGTGGCTGTGATTGCTGGAGCGGTGATGGCAACTAATACAATAGTGGCCGTTACCCTCGGAACTTTATTACCAATGGCATTAAAACGCCTCAAATTAGATCCTGCCCTAGTTAGCGGCCCCCTAGTCACCACAATGCTAGATACCATTGGATTTTTAACCTTCCTCACCCTAATTTCCACAGCCCTAAATGTATTTCATTTCACAGCTTAA
- a CDS encoding WGxxGxxG family protein: MKNVLSKTLGAAVLSLGMALPLSLPADAQTNTVPSTDGGTTTTTTYDRTANNDGFDWGWLGLLGLLGLAGLAGKKRDDEPTRYRDPSAPGAGTYRE; this comes from the coding sequence ATGAAAAATGTTTTATCTAAAACTCTCGGCGCTGCTGTACTTAGTTTAGGTATGGCTTTACCTTTAAGTTTACCAGCAGACGCGCAAACAAATACTGTACCTAGCACAGATGGTGGTACAACCACCACCACAACCTATGACCGCACCGCAAATAATGATGGTTTTGACTGGGGTTGGTTAGGTTTACTTGGTTTATTAGGTTTAGCTGGGTTAGCTGGTAAAAAACGTGATGATGAACCTACCCGTTACCGCGATCCTAGTGCGCCTGGTGCTGGAACCTATCGTGAATAG
- the smpB gene encoding SsrA-binding protein SmpB, whose protein sequence is MSDKSESYKVISDNRQARYLYEILETYEAGIQLTGTEVKSIRAGKVNLQDGYALLRDGEIWLINVHISPYNASGQYFNHEPRRTRKLLLHRQEIRKLIGKVEQQGLTLVPLKMYLKRGWVKISIALGKGKKLHDKRDDLKRRQDQRDIQRAMKNY, encoded by the coding sequence ATGAGCGATAAGAGCGAAAGTTACAAAGTTATTAGCGATAACCGACAAGCCCGTTACTTGTACGAAATTCTGGAAACTTATGAAGCTGGTATTCAGTTGACAGGAACAGAAGTTAAGTCAATTCGTGCCGGGAAAGTAAATCTTCAAGATGGTTATGCTTTACTGCGAGATGGAGAAATATGGCTAATTAACGTCCATATATCCCCCTATAATGCCAGTGGGCAATATTTTAATCACGAACCACGCCGGACACGCAAGCTGCTATTACACCGTCAGGAAATTCGTAAGCTGATAGGCAAGGTAGAACAGCAAGGTTTGACATTAGTACCGTTAAAAATGTACCTCAAACGCGGCTGGGTGAAAATTAGTATTGCTCTTGGTAAAGGTAAAAAGCTCCACGATAAGCGAGACGACCTCAAACGCCGTCAGGATCAGCGCGACATCCAAAGAGCGATGAAAAATTACTAG
- a CDS encoding aspartate carbamoyltransferase catalytic subunit: MPTSTWNRHHVLSLADFTAAEYDTVLQTAASFQEVLSRRTKKVPALQGQVVANLFFEPSTRTRSSFELAAKRLSADTLNFAASTSSMTKGETILDTAKTYLAMGTDIMVIRHKEAGVPNAIAQEMDRLGVRVSVLNAGDGQHEHPSQGLLDLFTICSLIDPANPRLELLQGKKIAIVGDILHSRVARSNIWSLVASGAQVHLAAPPTLLPKLFADYIFGEETVPPGQLFIHWQLEPALQDADFVMTLRLQKERMTAHLLPSLREYHQLFGITRSKLELCQPNVKVLHPGPVNRGVEISSDLMDDPEFSLIQSQVTSGVAVRMALLYLIGSGKT, encoded by the coding sequence ATGCCTACCTCGACTTGGAATCGCCATCATGTCCTTTCTTTAGCTGACTTCACTGCGGCTGAATACGATACTGTTTTACAAACTGCTGCCAGTTTTCAAGAAGTATTATCACGACGCACGAAGAAAGTACCAGCTTTGCAGGGACAGGTAGTGGCGAATCTATTCTTTGAACCATCTACCCGAACTCGTAGCAGTTTTGAACTGGCGGCTAAACGCTTAAGTGCGGATACACTGAACTTTGCTGCATCTACTTCTTCCATGACTAAGGGAGAGACAATTCTTGATACAGCCAAGACATATTTAGCGATGGGTACTGATATTATGGTGATTCGCCATAAGGAAGCAGGAGTACCAAATGCGATCGCTCAAGAAATGGATCGTTTAGGTGTGCGTGTTAGCGTCCTCAATGCGGGTGATGGTCAACATGAACATCCATCCCAAGGATTGTTAGATTTATTTACGATATGTAGTTTGATTGACCCTGCTAATCCTCGGTTAGAACTTTTGCAGGGGAAAAAAATTGCGATCGTTGGTGATATCCTTCATTCTCGCGTAGCAAGGTCGAATATTTGGAGTTTAGTTGCAAGCGGCGCTCAAGTACATCTAGCCGCACCACCTACTTTACTACCCAAGTTATTTGCCGACTATATTTTTGGGGAAGAAACAGTACCACCCGGTCAACTATTTATTCATTGGCAATTAGAACCAGCTTTGCAAGATGCTGATTTTGTCATGACGCTACGTCTGCAAAAAGAGCGGATGACAGCCCATTTACTGCCCAGCTTACGCGAGTATCATCAATTATTCGGCATCACCCGCAGCAAATTAGAACTGTGTCAGCCAAATGTGAAAGTTTTACACCCCGGCCCAGTTAACCGAGGCGTAGAAATCAGTTCCGATTTGATGGATGACCCAGAATTTAGTTTAATTCAGTCTCAAGTTACTAGTGGCGTAGCTGTACGCATGGCTTTGTTGTACCTCATAGGTAGCGGTAAAACTTAA
- a CDS encoding IctB family putative bicarbonate transporter, translating into MNLVWQRFTLSSVPLKQFLGTSYLYRSLVGLLSSWRQTSFLLRWGDTIAAALLSLVYLLAPFVSSTLVGVLLIACIGFWLLLTLSDEPATGNNTQVTPIHLLVFLYWGIAAVATALSPVKKAALNDLLTLTLYLLLFALCARVLRLPRLRSWIINIYLATSLVVSFYGMRQWRFGAPPLATWVDPESTLSKTTRVYSYLGNPNLLAGYLLPAVVFSLMAIFVWQGWMKKALAFTMLGINAACLIFTYSRGGWIALVVAILTATALLIYWWGLRMPPFWRVWSLPILLGSLLGILLLAFIFVEPVRLRVLSIFADRDDSSNNFRRNVWDAVFEMIRDRPIIGIGPGHNSFNKIYPFYQRPRYTALSAYSIFLEVTVEMGFVGLACFLWLIIVTVNTALMQLRRLRQSANIQGFWLIGALATLMGMLAHGTVDTIWFRPEVNTLWWLIVALIASYWTPLVTGNNQEIYLTQNQEITDNNS; encoded by the coding sequence ATGAATTTAGTCTGGCAACGATTTACTTTATCCTCTGTACCCCTGAAACAATTTTTAGGTACAAGTTACCTATACCGTTCTCTGGTGGGACTGTTATCTTCTTGGCGACAAACCAGCTTCTTGCTGCGGTGGGGAGATACCATAGCAGCTGCATTACTCAGCTTGGTATATCTTCTGGCTCCTTTTGTCTCTAGTACCCTTGTCGGGGTATTGCTGATAGCTTGTATAGGATTTTGGTTACTGTTAACTTTATCCGATGAACCTGCTACTGGCAATAATACCCAAGTAACTCCCATACACCTGTTAGTGTTCCTCTATTGGGGAATTGCTGCTGTAGCTACGGCACTATCACCAGTAAAAAAAGCGGCGTTAAATGACTTGTTAACTTTGACGCTATATTTACTGCTATTTGCCCTTTGTGCTAGGGTGCTAAGATTGCCTCGCCTGCGATCGTGGATTATTAACATATACTTAGCCACTTCGCTTGTTGTCAGTTTCTATGGGATGCGACAATGGCGTTTTGGTGCGCCACCCCTAGCTACTTGGGTAGATCCTGAGTCTACACTTTCCAAAACAACCAGGGTTTACAGTTATTTAGGCAACCCGAATTTGTTAGCTGGGTATCTCTTACCAGCTGTAGTTTTTAGTCTCATGGCTATTTTTGTTTGGCAAGGCTGGATGAAAAAAGCTTTGGCATTCACAATGCTAGGCATTAACGCTGCTTGCCTGATTTTTACTTATAGTCGTGGTGGTTGGATTGCGTTGGTAGTAGCAATTTTAACGGCAACTGCATTGCTAATTTATTGGTGGGGTCTGCGAATGCCGCCTTTTTGGCGAGTTTGGTCATTACCCATACTTTTAGGAAGTTTGCTGGGAATATTGCTGTTAGCCTTCATATTTGTTGAGCCAGTTCGCTTACGGGTTTTAAGTATCTTTGCCGATCGCGACGATAGTAGTAATAATTTCCGCCGCAATGTGTGGGATGCTGTATTTGAGATGATCCGCGATCGCCCCATTATTGGTATTGGCCCTGGTCACAATTCCTTTAATAAAATCTACCCTTTTTATCAGCGCCCTCGTTACACTGCTTTGAGTGCCTATTCCATTTTTCTAGAAGTAACTGTAGAGATGGGTTTTGTTGGTCTAGCCTGTTTTCTCTGGTTAATTATAGTCACCGTTAACACAGCATTGATGCAGCTACGCCGCCTACGTCAATCAGCCAACATACAGGGTTTTTGGCTAATTGGTGCATTAGCTACTTTGATGGGAATGCTGGCTCACGGTACAGTAGACACTATTTGGTTTCGTCCTGAAGTTAATACCCTCTGGTGGCTAATAGTGGCTTTAATTGCTAGTTACTGGACACCTTTAGTTACAGGTAACAATCAAGAAATTTATCTGACACAGAACCAGGAAATTACTGATAATAATTCGTAA